In Thalassoglobus sp. JC818, a single window of DNA contains:
- a CDS encoding helix-turn-helix transcriptional regulator, with translation MPAPRTGFQTIPGHLTHYLDELDLKRKDLAAALGVSLRTVYNIEYSRKRANRDLLDKLAKVLNQFAEQQPHLNNLTLTADHFIDHPSSFAAVFLQSVLLNDSSFFFVGENPIAGPDFRWKAPGSHVAIPFAGDYSGAESQVLLNRLHSTVKQVGLEEIQILHNRTNCQVYVHSISLFEHPESGEVFKFAASSDLNLSGNRLTEVQSVYDYELVAEFLQSGTAPRPRKSHPACN, from the coding sequence ATGCCGGCACCGCGAACAGGATTCCAGACCATTCCCGGCCATCTCACCCACTACCTGGATGAGCTTGACCTCAAGAGAAAAGACCTCGCTGCCGCACTGGGAGTGAGTCTCCGTACGGTCTACAACATTGAATACTCTCGCAAGCGGGCAAATCGAGACTTGCTCGACAAACTTGCAAAAGTTCTCAATCAGTTCGCCGAGCAACAACCTCATCTCAACAATTTGACTCTCACGGCAGATCACTTCATTGATCATCCATCATCGTTTGCAGCAGTCTTCCTGCAATCAGTCTTGTTGAATGACTCCAGCTTCTTTTTTGTCGGAGAGAATCCGATTGCTGGTCCAGATTTCCGCTGGAAGGCTCCCGGCTCTCATGTTGCGATCCCGTTTGCAGGTGATTACTCCGGTGCGGAATCACAAGTGCTACTCAATCGACTTCACTCAACGGTGAAACAAGTTGGCCTGGAAGAGATTCAAATCCTACACAACCGCACGAACTGCCAGGTTTACGTGCATTCCATTTCTCTCTTCGAGCATCCGGAAAGCGGCGAAGTCTTCAAATTTGCCGCGTCTTCCGATCTCAACCTAAGTGGCAACAGGCTAACCGAAGTTCAATCGGTCTACGATTACGAACTCGTTGCCGAATTCCTTCAGTCCGGGACCGCACCAAGACCACGTAAGTCCCATCCAGCGTGCAACTAG
- the mdoH gene encoding glucans biosynthesis glucosyltransferase MdoH — MNRTRVRGEGAQYLMLSGDKMVNVKQTLPTRPHWGTRTVRVLLAVLSILTTSWLSLEYLTFVFHGELNILEAVSVGLFSILSLWISFAFWVATIGFLTLVAQKMFRIRHRSEKRPTSGETLQTRNAILIPVYNESPAMVFASIRAMVESLVSTGQHKHFDFFVLSDTQKSEIWLQEERVWAETVKLIPDGMSLFYRRRIKNVSRKAGNLAEFCRRWGGGYEHMIVLDADSVMEGKTLVEMVHRMETDSHLGILQVPPKPVQRTSLFARLQQFAATIYGAVFLKGYETWTQSEGNYFGHNAIIRIAAFSEHCMLPVLPGKAPLGGEILSHDFVEAGLMLKAGFKVETADLGGSYEECPTTVDDYVIRDQRWCQGNLQHARLLMCSGFERPTRMHFATGVFSYLSAGLWILFMSTSFLGAYFDSANAGSTGSVAHLFLTMFAMLLAPKVWSFVWNLIQPERLKSLGGAGKLFVSLLLEILVSILIAPILAIYHTSFVVYAILGKSVQWSCQSRDDRDVAWRDAATRYWPHTALGVVLTLMSFSASLSFGLWMLPFTAGLMLSIPLITLLGSAQLGVEAKERGLFLIPEETNPPELLKQRSQYRNELLATIREHDFSNELFSDPDYIDLHLKILTETCGESEENSAIEGFDFEDWPTLSEQQRLAILSNAHEIRRARQKLSISQGV; from the coding sequence ATGAATCGGACCCGTGTGCGCGGCGAAGGTGCGCAGTATCTCATGCTGAGTGGTGACAAGATGGTCAATGTAAAGCAAACACTTCCGACTCGACCTCATTGGGGTACTCGCACTGTGCGAGTTCTCCTCGCGGTGCTGTCGATTCTTACAACGTCATGGTTATCTCTGGAGTATTTGACGTTCGTCTTTCACGGCGAATTAAACATTCTGGAGGCAGTCAGCGTTGGTCTTTTTTCCATTCTCAGCCTGTGGATCAGCTTCGCATTCTGGGTCGCGACGATTGGCTTCTTGACTCTCGTTGCTCAGAAAATGTTCCGGATTCGTCATCGAAGTGAAAAGCGACCCACATCTGGTGAAACGTTGCAGACACGCAATGCTATTCTGATCCCAGTCTACAACGAATCACCCGCGATGGTTTTTGCGTCAATTCGCGCCATGGTTGAAAGCCTGGTCAGCACGGGGCAGCACAAGCACTTCGACTTCTTCGTGTTGAGCGACACTCAGAAGTCGGAAATATGGCTTCAGGAAGAACGTGTGTGGGCTGAGACGGTGAAGCTGATTCCGGATGGAATGTCACTGTTCTATCGCCGTCGAATAAAAAACGTGTCGCGGAAGGCGGGTAATCTCGCCGAATTCTGCCGTCGCTGGGGCGGCGGATATGAGCACATGATTGTGCTCGACGCAGACAGCGTAATGGAGGGAAAGACGTTGGTGGAAATGGTCCACCGCATGGAGACCGATTCGCACTTAGGGATTCTGCAAGTTCCACCGAAGCCTGTACAGCGAACGAGTCTCTTCGCGAGGCTGCAACAATTCGCAGCGACGATTTATGGAGCGGTCTTCCTGAAGGGTTATGAAACCTGGACTCAATCAGAAGGGAACTATTTCGGACACAATGCGATCATTCGAATCGCAGCTTTCTCTGAGCACTGCATGCTGCCTGTTCTGCCGGGGAAAGCTCCTCTCGGCGGAGAGATTCTAAGTCATGACTTCGTCGAAGCGGGTTTGATGTTGAAGGCGGGGTTCAAGGTTGAAACTGCGGATTTGGGCGGAAGCTACGAAGAGTGTCCGACTACAGTCGATGATTACGTCATTCGTGATCAGCGGTGGTGCCAAGGAAACCTACAACACGCACGTCTGTTAATGTGCTCGGGGTTTGAACGTCCCACGCGTATGCACTTTGCGACCGGCGTGTTCTCTTACCTCTCTGCAGGTCTCTGGATCCTGTTCATGTCAACGAGCTTCCTGGGGGCATATTTCGATTCAGCGAATGCTGGATCAACAGGGAGCGTGGCACACCTGTTCCTGACGATGTTTGCGATGCTCCTCGCCCCAAAAGTGTGGAGTTTCGTTTGGAACCTCATCCAGCCAGAACGATTGAAGTCGTTGGGGGGGGCTGGGAAACTCTTCGTCAGTCTTCTGCTGGAAATCCTCGTTTCAATCCTGATCGCGCCGATCTTGGCGATCTATCACACTTCATTTGTCGTGTATGCGATTCTTGGGAAGTCTGTGCAATGGAGCTGTCAGTCGCGAGATGACCGGGATGTGGCATGGAGAGATGCAGCGACGCGATATTGGCCACACACGGCCCTCGGAGTCGTACTCACGCTGATGAGTTTCTCAGCATCTTTGTCGTTCGGTTTGTGGATGCTTCCGTTCACTGCTGGGCTGATGTTGTCGATTCCGCTGATCACCCTGCTCGGCAGCGCTCAGCTGGGAGTCGAAGCGAAGGAGCGCGGATTGTTTCTGATTCCTGAGGAAACCAACCCGCCAGAACTCTTGAAGCAACGAAGTCAGTACAGGAACGAACTCTTGGCGACCATTCGTGAACATGACTTCAGCAACGAACTCTTTTCTGACCCCGATTACATTGATCTACACTTAAAGATCTTGACGGAGACCTGCGGGGAGTCGGAAGAAAACTCGGCGATTGAAGGATTCGACTTTGAGGACTGGCCGACCCTAAGTGAACAGCAACGTTTGGCGATTTTGTCGAATGCCCACGAAATCCGTCGAGCCCGTCAAAAACTGAGCATCAGTCAAGGCGTTTGA
- a CDS encoding PepSY domain-containing protein — MQNPEQASFEEETTTQTNGNSRRPKRLSTRLMQLIRRIHLYSGLLLLPWVLLYGITGAMYNHQWLFPEVAMQPLSEEVIATTPMKEFPTPEGFAQQVVDTLQAATPQSEILLAENSRAEFTGDLLFEVFANGERHVVHIDPVTQESHLVTFPENPETPVPVIEDLQSFIKIDNDPHVSALNSVRPLLDEAGITSGNPKPFGWAKLNFLATVDGELARVTYVLKDGHVDVTHYNGDDGFTPRAFFMRLHTSHGQSPHWNGRSLWSLFVDTMAIAMVTWALSGVLMWWQIKRTRWIGAALLLISIATAAFMYISMQDFYATTKL; from the coding sequence ATGCAAAATCCCGAACAAGCCAGCTTCGAAGAAGAGACCACCACTCAGACAAACGGCAATTCGCGTCGACCAAAACGCCTTTCAACTCGGTTGATGCAGTTGATCCGCCGAATTCATCTCTACTCGGGACTGCTGCTCCTGCCGTGGGTTCTTCTCTACGGCATCACGGGCGCAATGTACAACCACCAATGGCTCTTTCCAGAAGTCGCGATGCAGCCACTCTCGGAAGAGGTCATCGCAACCACTCCGATGAAAGAGTTTCCGACTCCGGAAGGATTCGCGCAGCAGGTCGTCGATACTCTCCAAGCTGCGACCCCGCAATCCGAAATCCTCCTCGCAGAGAACTCACGAGCAGAGTTCACAGGGGATCTGCTCTTCGAAGTTTTCGCCAACGGAGAACGTCACGTCGTTCACATCGATCCCGTCACCCAGGAATCGCATCTCGTCACATTTCCGGAAAATCCTGAAACACCCGTTCCGGTGATCGAAGACCTTCAAAGCTTCATCAAGATCGACAACGATCCTCACGTTTCAGCTTTGAATTCGGTGCGCCCCCTTCTTGACGAAGCAGGGATCACTTCCGGAAACCCAAAACCATTTGGATGGGCAAAGCTCAACTTTCTGGCCACGGTCGATGGAGAACTCGCCCGCGTAACTTACGTCCTGAAGGACGGCCATGTTGATGTGACTCACTACAATGGTGACGACGGATTTACCCCGCGAGCGTTTTTCATGCGACTGCACACTTCGCACGGTCAATCTCCACACTGGAATGGACGAAGCCTGTGGTCGTTGTTTGTTGACACGATGGCAATTGCGATGGTCACGTGGGCACTCTCTGGTGTCTTGATGTGGTGGCAGATCAAGCGGACGCGTTGGATCGGAGCGGCCCTGCTTTTAATCAGCATCGCGACAGCTGCGTTCATGTACATCAGCATGCAAGACTTCTACGCGACAACAAAGCTGTAA
- a CDS encoding sodium:solute symporter family protein: protein MELWVGCSLLVYLIIMIALGRYAQSRVNTEEDYLVAGRRLPLWLAWGTLLATWFGAATVLGASDAARDEGMRGTILDPFASGVSLIVAGVFFAKPLWNRKLLTTGDLFAQAYGPKTEFISSLVQAAGYVPWIAAQYIALGTLLNHYFPISASTGIFVAAAFVLFLTMSGGMWSVTLTDTLQIILVLISLIVLFAVLMSQFGDGSVADGFRHAWEVTPREHRTLLPEAGVIAMAFWVGTWMNGVLGNLPGQDLMQRVFASNSARTAQQACVLAGVIYLFFGLLPVWIGLGSRILLPDHDGGGILFALSDALLSTPMTCLFVVSLISILVSTCTSALLSPSALLAHNLLGRLNWWKSSKLAIDRWSVVAVTAVSLPFAFFGQEILDLLDVAFEIALVGLFVPFTMGLFGRPKGELTGLLSVGLGTGIWLIHRGYPWPPDSLPTMIPTELTGTFSSLVGYVLGQRLAKNQSFSST from the coding sequence ATGGAACTTTGGGTCGGCTGTTCGCTGCTTGTTTATTTGATCATCATGATCGCTTTGGGCCGCTATGCTCAAAGCAGAGTGAATACTGAGGAAGACTATCTCGTCGCTGGTCGACGATTGCCGCTTTGGCTGGCTTGGGGAACATTGCTCGCCACATGGTTTGGCGCTGCTACTGTTCTGGGTGCGAGTGACGCTGCCCGAGATGAAGGGATGCGAGGCACAATCCTCGATCCGTTTGCTTCGGGTGTCTCGCTGATCGTTGCTGGTGTTTTCTTTGCGAAACCACTTTGGAACCGAAAGCTTCTGACGACCGGTGACCTGTTCGCTCAAGCCTACGGACCGAAAACAGAATTCATTTCGAGTCTTGTCCAAGCTGCCGGTTACGTTCCTTGGATTGCTGCTCAGTACATCGCACTCGGAACGCTCCTCAATCACTACTTTCCGATCTCAGCATCGACCGGAATTTTCGTGGCAGCAGCCTTCGTGCTTTTCCTGACAATGAGCGGAGGTATGTGGTCCGTCACGTTAACGGACACGCTGCAAATCATCCTCGTGCTCATCAGCCTGATCGTGCTTTTCGCGGTGTTGATGTCGCAGTTCGGCGATGGGTCCGTCGCTGATGGTTTTCGCCATGCTTGGGAAGTCACTCCTCGAGAGCATCGAACACTCCTCCCGGAAGCGGGGGTTATCGCCATGGCTTTCTGGGTTGGCACCTGGATGAATGGAGTCCTCGGCAACCTACCTGGCCAGGACTTAATGCAACGTGTCTTCGCGTCGAACAGTGCCCGCACTGCACAACAAGCTTGCGTTTTGGCTGGGGTGATCTATCTCTTTTTCGGTTTGCTACCAGTCTGGATCGGACTCGGCTCACGCATTCTGCTTCCAGATCATGATGGTGGTGGAATTTTGTTCGCGCTCTCGGATGCATTGCTGTCCACACCGATGACTTGTCTGTTTGTCGTTTCGCTCATCTCGATTCTCGTATCCACTTGCACGAGTGCATTGCTGTCTCCCTCTGCGCTGCTCGCGCACAATCTTCTCGGGAGACTCAATTGGTGGAAGTCATCCAAGCTTGCCATCGACCGATGGTCAGTCGTCGCTGTGACTGCTGTCAGCCTCCCGTTTGCCTTCTTCGGGCAAGAGATTCTCGACTTATTAGATGTTGCTTTCGAAATCGCACTCGTCGGGCTCTTCGTTCCCTTCACGATGGGACTCTTTGGACGGCCGAAAGGAGAACTGACAGGTTTACTCTCTGTCGGGCTGGGCACAGGAATCTGGCTGATCCATCGTGGCTATCCTTGGCCCCCCGATTCTCTACCGACAATGATTCCGACCGAGCTGACCGGAACATTCTCGAGCTTGGTTGGCTATGTACTGGGACAACGACTCGCGAAGAATCAAAGTTTCTCCAGCACCTGA
- a CDS encoding glucan biosynthesis protein produces MRTFYSVAALIMLMSSHLYAGSAIWGQETLRAGCICSFSDLDRYARALSLQKAPESPELPDSISNLSYDDYRMIAFRPERAIWWNQSKPYWFELFHRGFVHRNKVNVSLIHNQTETKSPSEEAVPFDPTFFEYRGPLAGRNVPADTGFAGVKIVGQFPNADDGQEMLTFLGASYFRARTANTVYGSSTRGLALDAGTDKSEEFPAFTDLWIVEPEPEQKTLTVLALMNSESVVGAYEFELQPGTTNTKVDVRARLYFRNTDCKIGMAPLTSMWMWGDAIEPPPLDKRPSVHDADGLMIDAGDAGTIWRSLCRQSYPSLSKFEVAELHGFGLIQRERRYSRYLDDEAQYHRRPDVWVKPKSPWLNGTVELLELPAPHEGHDNIAAFWVPGDQIKVGEPVDLEYEVQFRSVKPRSSEFLARVVRHSLSRNEDGTIDVQLHFRGSAIKELSEQTPVSLDLLTVRGEVVEQQSCKTKTGWRVDLKIDPIEVTAPVEIQVTLKDSNRRLSETWSGLCSHQVPKYQFPQVYTRID; encoded by the coding sequence ATGCGAACGTTTTACAGCGTTGCGGCGCTCATCATGTTGATGTCGAGTCACCTCTACGCAGGTTCGGCAATCTGGGGGCAAGAGACATTGAGGGCAGGTTGTATTTGCAGTTTCTCTGATCTCGATCGCTATGCGAGAGCATTATCTCTTCAGAAAGCTCCCGAGAGTCCCGAACTCCCGGATTCAATTTCGAATTTGTCGTATGACGACTACCGAATGATTGCTTTTCGTCCAGAGAGAGCGATCTGGTGGAATCAGTCAAAACCGTACTGGTTCGAATTGTTCCATCGAGGATTTGTGCATCGCAACAAAGTCAACGTCAGTCTGATCCACAATCAGACCGAAACGAAATCACCAAGTGAGGAAGCTGTTCCTTTTGACCCAACTTTCTTTGAGTATCGAGGACCGCTGGCCGGTCGAAACGTCCCTGCCGATACCGGATTCGCGGGCGTGAAAATCGTCGGCCAGTTCCCGAACGCTGACGACGGTCAGGAGATGCTCACGTTTTTAGGAGCGTCTTATTTCCGAGCCCGTACTGCAAATACAGTTTACGGATCTTCAACGCGAGGACTGGCGCTGGATGCTGGGACGGATAAGTCCGAAGAATTTCCCGCCTTTACCGACCTCTGGATTGTCGAGCCCGAACCTGAACAGAAAACGCTAACCGTTCTGGCTTTAATGAATAGCGAATCTGTCGTCGGAGCATACGAGTTCGAACTTCAACCCGGCACGACGAACACGAAGGTCGACGTCCGAGCGCGACTTTATTTTCGAAACACTGATTGCAAGATCGGGATGGCTCCACTGACAAGCATGTGGATGTGGGGAGACGCGATTGAACCACCTCCACTCGACAAGAGACCGTCAGTACACGATGCCGACGGATTAATGATTGATGCTGGTGACGCTGGAACAATCTGGCGATCTCTCTGCCGTCAGAGTTATCCCTCACTCTCGAAATTCGAGGTAGCGGAACTGCACGGGTTCGGCCTCATTCAACGTGAGCGACGATACAGCCGTTATCTCGATGACGAAGCTCAATATCACCGACGTCCTGACGTTTGGGTGAAGCCTAAGAGTCCGTGGCTCAACGGAACTGTGGAATTGCTCGAACTGCCCGCACCACATGAAGGGCATGACAACATCGCCGCCTTCTGGGTCCCTGGCGATCAAATCAAAGTCGGTGAACCTGTGGATCTGGAATATGAAGTTCAGTTTCGCTCTGTGAAACCAAGATCGAGCGAATTCTTGGCACGGGTTGTGCGACATTCTTTATCACGAAATGAAGATGGGACGATCGACGTACAACTTCACTTTCGTGGATCAGCGATTAAAGAGCTTTCGGAGCAGACTCCGGTGTCACTCGACCTACTCACCGTTCGCGGCGAGGTTGTTGAGCAACAAAGTTGTAAGACAAAGACCGGCTGGCGAGTGGACCTGAAAATCGACCCGATTGAAGTCACAGCCCCGGTTGAAATTCAGGTCACTCTGAAAGACTCGAATCGGCGGCTCTCCGAAACCTGGTCCGGTTTGTGCTCTCATCAAGTTCCGAAGTATCAATTTCCGCAGGTCTATACACGAATCGACTAA
- a CDS encoding sulfatase, which translates to MRLPTKSLAIITSLVLVACLVSNCAHAEESVSQRPNVLWIYVDDMSDWLGCNGDSLAQTPNIDRLASSGVLFENAFMPSPVCSTTRSALITGTMQTTFGLHQHRTMIKDPLPENVVTVPELFREAGYLTFNEAKDDYNFARPREQMYSPEFERPGFKSHLPGSDLSWLAQLRGKRFFGQIQLAGGKWGGETGSKFPSSSRIAEDEVSVPPQYPDNKIFRNAIARHYEQIAYTDQQVGAIIDALKEYDLWETTIVFFFTDHGSPLPRSKQFLYEEGTRVPLIIRIPERFSSTASQPAVRTDLVSGIDISTTTLALAGFDIPGYMEGHDLLSASQQPRKYVISARDRCGIAVDRIRAVRTNQFRYIDNETNDRPLYQSQYRDRFPTIVELRTLFEAGELSPLQASYHDAGSRPAEELYDVIADPHQINNLAANPDFQSTLESHRQLLREWRATTRDHGLIPESKASLRLVYDQAKGRCPAPEFDIFREEDSRPTGDE; encoded by the coding sequence ATGCGTCTGCCGACGAAATCACTTGCGATCATCACTTCACTCGTCCTTGTGGCATGTCTGGTAAGCAACTGTGCTCACGCAGAGGAATCCGTGAGCCAGCGTCCAAATGTCTTATGGATCTATGTCGATGACATGAGCGACTGGCTCGGATGCAACGGCGACTCGCTTGCACAAACTCCCAACATCGACCGCCTCGCTTCATCCGGCGTTCTCTTCGAAAACGCGTTCATGCCTTCACCTGTCTGTTCCACAACTCGCTCCGCGTTGATCACCGGAACAATGCAGACAACGTTCGGGCTTCATCAACATCGCACGATGATCAAAGATCCGCTCCCGGAAAACGTCGTGACCGTTCCGGAACTCTTTCGCGAAGCAGGATACTTGACGTTCAATGAAGCCAAGGACGATTACAACTTTGCACGACCGCGTGAGCAAATGTATTCACCAGAGTTTGAACGTCCGGGATTTAAGAGCCACCTGCCAGGCAGTGATCTGTCCTGGCTTGCTCAATTGCGGGGCAAGCGATTCTTCGGGCAGATTCAGCTCGCTGGGGGAAAGTGGGGAGGGGAGACCGGAAGCAAATTTCCCTCTTCGAGTCGGATCGCCGAAGACGAGGTATCTGTCCCTCCTCAGTATCCAGACAACAAAATCTTTCGGAATGCAATCGCTCGTCATTACGAGCAAATCGCCTACACCGATCAACAGGTCGGAGCGATCATTGACGCGCTGAAGGAATATGACCTGTGGGAAACGACGATTGTCTTCTTTTTCACCGATCACGGATCTCCGCTTCCAAGATCGAAGCAGTTCCTCTACGAAGAAGGAACGAGAGTTCCGCTGATCATCCGCATCCCTGAAAGGTTTTCTTCCACTGCTTCGCAACCAGCAGTTCGGACGGATCTTGTCAGTGGAATTGATATCTCGACGACAACTCTGGCTTTGGCGGGATTCGACATTCCGGGATACATGGAAGGACACGACCTGCTTTCCGCCAGTCAACAGCCTCGCAAGTACGTCATTTCAGCAAGAGACCGATGCGGAATTGCCGTCGACAGAATTCGTGCGGTTCGAACGAATCAGTTTCGTTATATCGACAACGAGACGAACGACCGTCCGCTCTACCAGTCGCAATACCGAGACCGGTTTCCGACGATCGTTGAATTGAGAACTCTCTTCGAAGCTGGAGAACTTTCTCCGCTTCAAGCCAGCTATCACGATGCTGGAAGTCGCCCTGCCGAAGAGCTCTATGATGTGATTGCCGATCCGCATCAGATCAATAATCTCGCAGCCAATCCTGACTTTCAGTCGACACTGGAGAGTCATCGCCAACTTCTGAGAGAGTGGCGGGCAACAACACGAGATCACGGCTTGATCCCGGAAAGCAAGGCTTCGCTTCGCCTCGTTTATGACCAAGCAAAAGGACGCTGCCCAGCACCTGAGTTTGACATCTTTCGAGAAGAAGATTCTCGACCAACCGGTGATGAATAG
- a CDS encoding sulfatase-like hydrolase/transferase, with product MRLFLLGLMITAFGNSNVIAAGERPNIVLILADDLGFETVGCYGGTSYATPNLDRLASGGIRFDRAYALPLCTNTRIQLMTGRLNLRNWKAFGILDPEATTIGHLLQRAGYKTCMAGKWQLTSYDPPDYPGAELRRNTGMLPKDAGFDEYSLWHVGHTEDKGSRYADPVIVQNGEELTGTSGKYGPDIWSDFIGEFIEQNQERPFFVYYSMALPHNPMVPTPDSPEWNDPEKRHVEETRLAKDMIEYTDKMVGKLVATLDALQLRDNTLVLFYSDNGTNVRVASRMGDRIVRGEKGKATELGIRVPAIANWPGTIQGGVVSKDLVDSVDLLPTLLDVAGAGELIPENVDGMSFANVLTQEESGSREWVYIHQDPRPGWDKDRFELIRVAIGERFKLYEDGRLIDLASDVFEENPLFVADDSPKEREARIALQKVLDSMRPYPIFDPSRVPRSDPSQVFERYQFQDQGGVIVVEAEMIPIQRDESWAMEIALPAATGIGYLRSLRSQSDSPESGVTKVSLNANIEGEWRAAVRVRSDHPESGHENSFWMKVADGPWMVGVLPKNVASGEWGWVDEFTVIDDPTERVDQWRFEELANEILIAPRSPNLKIDRLVFYQDDRKDLAKKLTLPVSDFHPWSSKYPAPGEEVGTTP from the coding sequence ATGCGTCTCTTTTTGCTGGGATTGATGATCACTGCGTTCGGGAATTCGAACGTAATCGCCGCCGGTGAACGACCGAATATCGTTCTGATTCTCGCTGATGATTTGGGATTTGAGACCGTCGGCTGTTACGGAGGAACTTCCTACGCGACACCGAATCTCGATCGATTGGCCTCGGGCGGGATTCGTTTTGATCGGGCCTATGCCCTTCCCCTTTGCACCAACACGCGGATTCAATTGATGACCGGTCGCTTGAATCTTCGGAACTGGAAGGCCTTCGGAATTCTGGACCCGGAAGCGACGACGATCGGACATCTCTTACAACGAGCTGGCTACAAAACCTGCATGGCTGGCAAGTGGCAACTTACAAGCTACGACCCTCCGGACTATCCCGGAGCAGAGCTTCGACGGAATACCGGCATGCTTCCGAAGGATGCTGGTTTCGATGAATACTCGCTGTGGCACGTCGGGCACACGGAAGACAAAGGTTCGCGGTACGCTGACCCAGTCATTGTTCAGAACGGAGAAGAACTGACCGGAACTTCCGGGAAATATGGTCCGGATATTTGGTCAGACTTCATCGGTGAGTTTATCGAGCAGAATCAGGAGAGACCATTCTTCGTCTACTACTCGATGGCACTTCCGCACAATCCGATGGTTCCCACACCCGATAGCCCGGAATGGAACGACCCGGAGAAGCGTCATGTCGAAGAGACGCGACTGGCGAAAGACATGATCGAGTACACCGACAAAATGGTCGGAAAACTTGTTGCGACACTCGATGCTCTTCAGCTCCGCGACAACACGTTGGTCCTCTTTTACAGCGACAACGGCACAAACGTACGAGTCGCATCCCGAATGGGAGACCGAATTGTTCGAGGCGAAAAAGGCAAGGCGACCGAGTTAGGAATTCGCGTGCCAGCAATTGCGAATTGGCCAGGTACGATTCAAGGCGGAGTTGTCTCCAAAGATCTGGTCGACTCCGTTGATCTGCTCCCGACGCTTCTCGACGTTGCAGGGGCCGGCGAACTGATTCCAGAGAACGTCGACGGCATGAGCTTCGCCAATGTTCTCACTCAGGAAGAGTCGGGCAGTCGCGAGTGGGTCTACATTCATCAAGACCCGCGTCCGGGATGGGACAAAGATCGCTTCGAACTGATTCGAGTTGCGATCGGCGAACGCTTTAAGCTGTACGAAGATGGTCGACTGATCGATCTCGCAAGCGATGTCTTTGAAGAAAACCCGCTCTTCGTCGCTGACGATTCTCCGAAAGAGCGTGAAGCCCGCATCGCATTGCAGAAAGTTCTCGACTCGATGCGACCCTACCCCATTTTTGATCCCAGTCGCGTGCCTCGTTCGGACCCGTCACAGGTTTTTGAACGCTATCAGTTTCAGGATCAGGGCGGAGTCATCGTCGTTGAAGCTGAGATGATTCCGATTCAGCGAGATGAGTCATGGGCGATGGAAATAGCTCTCCCGGCTGCAACAGGAATTGGCTACTTGAGATCGCTCCGTTCACAGTCAGATTCTCCTGAGTCCGGAGTCACGAAAGTGAGCCTGAATGCCAACATCGAAGGCGAGTGGCGAGCGGCGGTCCGTGTCCGAAGCGATCACCCGGAGTCAGGTCACGAAAACTCATTCTGGATGAAAGTCGCTGATGGTCCCTGGATGGTCGGAGTTCTGCCGAAGAACGTCGCTTCGGGAGAATGGGGCTGGGTCGATGAATTCACTGTCATCGACGACCCTACAGAGCGTGTCGATCAGTGGAGGTTCGAAGAGCTTGCGAATGAAATATTGATCGCTCCTCGGTCACCAAATCTGAAGATTGATCGACTGGTCTTCTATCAAGACGATCGAAAGGATCTGGCCAAAAAACTCACTCTGCCGGTTTCTGACTTCCATCCCTGGTCGAGCAAATACCCCGCTCCTGGCGAAGAAGTGGGAACAACCCCTTAG